Genomic DNA from Fimbriimonas ginsengisoli Gsoil 348:
TTTGAACCCGCTGACAAGTTAGCATCGGTAGACTAGATTCGCTAGTCATGGTCGAAGAGGTCCAGAACGAATACGATGTCGCTATTATCGGTGGGGGTCCGGCCGGTGCCACGGCGGGCACGCTTCTAAAGCGATACAACCCCGGCCTTCGCGTCGCCATCTTCGAGCGCGAGGTCTTCCCTCGCGATCACATCGGCGAGAGTCTGCTTCCACCGATCTCGGCGATCCTCGACGAGATGGGGTGCTGGGATAAGGTCGAGTCGGCCAACTTCCCAATCAAGCTCGGCGCCACTTATCGATGGGGGCGTAATCCCGAGCTCTGGGATTTCGACTTCGTACCGGTCGAGCAGTTTCGGGAGGAGCCCAGGCCGGCCAAGTTTGCCGGACAACGCACCGCGACCTCGTTTCAGGTGGATCGATCCGTGTACGACAAGATCCTGCTGGATCACGCGGCGGAAATGGGATGCGACGTTCATCAAGCGGCCAAAGTGGCTAAGGTCCACCGCGAAGGGGACCGGGTCACCGCCCTGGAGCTGGAAGGCGGACAATCCGTAACGGCTCGATACTATATCGACGCCTCCGGAAACAGCGGCATCCTGCGCCGCGCCATGGGCATCGAATGCGCCTATCACCCGGCGTTGCAGAACATCGCGATCTGGGATTACTGGCAAAACGCCGAGTGGGCGGTCAAGATCGGCGTGGGCGGTACGCGCATCCAAGTGCGCAGCCTGCCCTACGGCTGGATCTGGTTCATCCCGCTCGGTCCCACCCGCACCAGCATCGGGCTTGTCGTGCCGGTCTCCTACAGTAAGCAATCCGGAAAGAAGCCCGCCGAGCTCTATGCCCAGGCACTCCAAGACGAACCCGCCCTCGCCAAGCTTCTCGCCAACGCGAAGTCCGAGGATCTGCTGAAAAGCACTCGCGATTGGTCGTTCTTGGCGGAAAGGAGCGTCGGGGAGAACTGGTTTCTCATCGGTGAAAGCGCAGGCTTCGCCGATCCGATCCTATCCGCCGGCGTCACCATGGCGCACATCGCCGGCCAGCAAGTCGCCTATACCGTCAACGAGATCGAGCACCGGGGAGACGCCTCTTGGCTGAAAGAGCAGTTCAGCCTCCGCCAACGCCACCGGATCAATACGCATATCCGCTTTGGCGACTACTGGTACACCGCTAACTCGCAATTGAAAGAGCTTAAGGAATTCACTACCCAGTTGGCCGAGGCGAGCGGGCTCGAGCTTACGGCCGAGAAAGCCTGGGATTGGATCGCGCGGGGCGGATTCATCGATGAGGACTTGGCCGTCGGGATCGGCGGATTCGGCCTCGCCTCTCTAAAGGAGTCCCGGCACTATTTGGCCGACCTCCAGTTCGACTCTCCCCTTGAAAAGAACAACGTCTTTCAGCTCGACCTGGAGGGCGCCGGAACGAAGGACCGGGCCAGCTACCTGGAAGGCCGCGTCGGCAAGACCAAGTGCTACGTCCGCGGCAATCGCGTCCTTCCCATCCGGGGAGCGTTCGAGCTGCTCGTACAGGTTCTTCAGCATGAGACTCGGCTCCAGAACATTCTCCAGGCCATCATGGCCGTCGCGCAGCAACGCTCCTCCGACCGTGCGTTCATCCAAAATGTATTGCCTCAGGTGGCCCCTGCTCTAGAAGGGATGGTTAACGACGGCTGGGTGCGCGCGTCGTACGATCCACGCGAGCCGCTGGCGCAGCTCAATTCAGGCTTTCCCGGCTTTCATCGCCACCAGGAGAGCGCCAGTTGATCCGAAAGATGGAAATCCGCCAATGAACTACGATGTCGCCATCATTGGAGGCGGTCCCGCCGGGAGCACCGTCGGCTGCCTGCTCAAGAAGTACAATCCGGCGCTGAAGGTCGCGATCTTGGAGCGGGAAACCTTCCCCCGAGACCACATCGGCGAGAGCCTCCTCCCGCCGATCTCGCCGATCTTGATCGAGATGGGGTGCTGGGACAAGGTGGAAGCCGCGAATTTTCCGATCAAGATCGGCGCGACCCTGCGATGGGGCAAAACCCCGGAACTCTGGAATTTCGAGTTCTTCCCTGCCGACGAGTTCAAGGACGAGCCGCGACCCGCCAAGTTCGAGGGTCAGCGCCGCCTCACCGCATTCCAAGTCGACCGCGCTATCTACGACGAGATCCTGCTAAACCACTGCGCCGAACTCGGCTGCGATGTCCGGCAAGGAACGAAGGTCGCCAAAGTGAACCGGGAGGGTGACCGGGTGACCGGGCTGGAATTGGAGGACGGCGAAGTCGTTACCGCGCGTCATTACGTGGATGCCTCCGGCAATAGCGGCATTCTTCGCCGAGCCATGAACGTCGCTTGCGACTATCCCTCCACGCTCCGGAACATCGCGATCTGGGACTACTGGCAGAACGCCGACTGGGCGGTCCGCATCGGCGTAGGGGCGACCCGCATTCAGGTTCGCAGCCTCGGTTACGGGTGGCTGTGGTTCATTCCCCTTGGCCCTACCCGCACCAGTATCGGGCTGGTCATTCCGGCCGAGTACTTCAAATCCTTGGGCAAGAAACCGCAGGAGGTCTATCGCCAGGCCCTCCAGGAAGAAGAGGCGCTTTCCGCTCTCCTCGCGAATGCCACCAGCGAAGATCGGCTGGAGACGACCCGCGACTGGTCGTTCCTGGCCGAGCGTCAATCTGGCGAAAACTGGTTCTTGGTGGGCGAGAGCGGTGGCTTTGCCGATCCGATCCTCTCGGCAGGCGTCACGATGGCGCAGATTGGCGCCCAGCAGTGCGCCTATACCATCTTGGAAATCGACCGGGGCGAGCTAAAGCGAGAGTGGCTGTGTGAGCAATTCGACCGCCGGCAGATCCGCCGCATCAAAACGCACATTCGCTTCGGCGACTATTGGTATACGGCCAACTCGCAATTCTCCGACCTCAAGGATTTCACCGCGGAGCTGGCGCGCGCGAACGGCCTCGAACTCTCGCCGGATAAGGCCTGGCAATGGCTGGCGCAAGGGGGCTTCATCGATGAGGACCTCACGGTCGGCGCCGGCGGATTCAACCTTCTCAGCATTCGGTCCTCCACCGAATTTCTAACCGAGCTCGATGCCGGTTCGCCGCTGGAAGAAAACAACATTCTAAGGCTCGACTTGCAAGGGGCGACCTGGCAGGATGGCGCGGTTTACCACGAAGGCCGGGTGATAAAGGCCGGCAGCTACACCCGCGATGGCAAGGTGCTGCCGCTCTGGGGCCACTTCGACGTGCTCGTCAAGCTCCTGCAGCGAGAATCCCGATTGCCGAGCATCGTGCAAATGATGCAACTGATGGCGCAGCAGCGCGCGCACGATCCGGTCGCGATGACGTTCCTCGGCATGTTGCCCGAGGCGATGGAGGGGATGGTGCGGGACGGATGGATCCGTGCGTCTTACGACCCCAAACTCCCGCGCGCAACGCTAGTCCAACATGGAACCGGATTTCACCGGAATCGCGACACGTAGGTCGGGCGGAGGCTGATACCCCGCCCCCCTTCTACTTGGGCGTGTTGAACTCGATCTTATCGTTCTTGTGCTTGTTCTGATAGTCCTCGATGGACTTGACCATCGCGGCCCTGTCCGCTTCGGTAGGCCCTTTGTAGGTTGGATCCGCCACTGGATGGCGAGCCGCTTCCTCCTGAGCCTTTGTCATGGTGCCGGCTTCCGACTTGCTACATCCCGGAGTGGTCAAGGTTCCAACCAACAGCAAGGCGATTAGCAAACTTCTTTCGTTTTTCATTGTGAGTCTGATGTCGCGGTCATCGGGGCCCAGCTCCACCGATGTGGAGCTGGACGGATTCGCGGGAGCCGTCTTAGCGGTCGGCATCCCACAGGTTTTTTGGCCCGGTTGTTGATTGGGTCGGGGTCCGTCGCACGCGGCTGCATCCCCTTGGTGTGGCCGTCGACGAACGAGAAGTTGGCGTTTACGCCACTGGTGAGGCTTACGCCGCCGTCCGGTCCGGTTGGGAACGGGTTCGTGGTCGCCGCGAGGCCATTGGGAATGTCCTCCGGTCCGAACCACTCATACTGCCCACCGATATCTCCCGGAATTCTGATCTGCAGGAACGCCGCGGAGAACCACTCGCTGATGTTCCCAAATCCGCAGCAGCCGGACTTGTACATCGAGTCGTCGAAAAGATCCCCAAGAAGAATCGTGCTTGCCGGCTGCGTCACCTGAGTCTGCGACTTCGAGTGCGGAAGCACGTAGTTGCCGTTATCGTTTTGGTTCATCACGCCGCCGAGCACACACGGCGCGGAGTCGCTACATCCGGCGGCATAGCCGGCGGAGTTGGCGCTGTGCGTGTAGGCGTTCGGGGCGTACGAGAGCCCGATCGCGTTCTTGAAGTTGTCCGGCGAGAAGGAGGTGGCCCAGCTCGCGACCGGAGCGTCGTGTCGAGAATCCAGCGGACTTTGGAAGATCGGCAGATTCTTGATGTAGGGCGCCGTCTTTTGAATCCAGGTTCGGCTAAACGTGCCGGAGTCCGCGTCGTTGCCGTTGACCGGACTGAACATGTCGTCGAAGTCACCCGTGTAGATCAACTGACCCAGAGTGATCTGCTTCATGTTCGAGATGTCGGCAGAATTCTTTGCCGCGCGTTTTGCCTGGGCAAAAACCGGGAAAAGAATCGCTGCGAGGATGGCGATGATGGCGATGACGACTAATAGTTCAATTAGCGTAAATGCTTTGCTTCTTCGTTTCATGATGACCTTCGTTGGATGCACTGGACAGCAAAGTCGCTGTCGATGAGGCAGGTGTAAATCAAGTGGTTTCCCCTCGAACGAACTCGACCGGCAGGTTCGTTAAGGCGGGTACGGCGTCGCCGGAAAGCAGACGCGACAAGATCGAGACCGCGGTCCCTCCGACCTCGCGCCACGGCGCCCGGATCGAGGTTATGTTGAAATCGCGGAATTCGAAACCGTCGAAGCCGATGACGGCGACCTCTCCGGGTATCGACATGCCGCGCTCTCGGAGCACGGCACAAGCGGCCCACGCCTGCCAATCGTTCCAACCGACCAACGCGGTTGCCCGGTTGTCCCCGTCCGTCAGAACCTGCAGATCGCGATCGGTCAGGGGCGAGACGTTGTCAAGGCCCTCGTGAACCGTCACTCGGATTCCGTGCGCGCTCGCCGACTCGACGAACGCCTCCATCCGAGTAATCGCCGACTGTGCGGTCGCGGCCGTCTGTTTGTATAAAACGTGTCGATGCCCCCGGCTCGCCAGGTGCCGAGCCTGCATCTGTCCCCCACTCACGTCGTCCGCGGTTACCGACGGCAAAAAGTCGATCGCGTCCACAACCGCCACCGTAGGCACCTTGAGCTCATCGAGCATCGGAACGATCGGATCGTCCGCCCGCGCGTGAATGATCAGGCCGTCGATGGCGCGGTCCGAAACCAGATCGAGCAGCTTGTCCGGCTCGCTCCCCGATGTGTGGACGACCGTGTTCATACCGACCTCGCCGCTCCCTTCGAAGATGCCTCCAAGCAGATCGGCAAAAAACGTTCCGCTTGCCGTGAGACGGCTACGCCCGGAATAGATGCCAATTCGGTTCGTTCGACCCGTAAGAAGCGACCGGGCCTGCGCGTTAGGCCGGTACCCCAGCTTTTCCGCCGCTTGGATCACGCTCAGTCGGGTTGTGGCGGAAACGCGGGTGCCAGAGCGGGTACCGTTCAGCACGACGGACACCGTCGACTCGCTCACTCCGATGGAGCGGGCGACGTCCCGGAGCGTCATCGACCGGCGGCCATTCCAACTGTGGTTGTCGCGCGTCATTGCTTGTGACGCACTATAAGTTGACTCAACGGTGATTCACACGTGAATCAATGTTGATTCACCCGGATCATGGCTTTCCGCCGCAAAAAAGGGAAGGCGGTCCAACTTTTGGCTCGATTTCCGCCGAGTGGCGCCCTAAAACGAAATCCGCCCGAAGGGTATCCTCTGAGATTCGATTGGGCGAGTGGCGGAATTGGTAGACGCGCTGGGTTTAGGTTCCAGTGTCCAAAAGACGTCAGGGTTCGAGTCCCTGCTCGCCCACCAGGGCCAATAGAAGCTTCTCGCTAACGCGTGCGGCGTTTTCGCCGACGGGAAATGGGGCTTCCCTTTCGCGTCGTATAGCCGGCCCACACGCGGCTCCCCGGCATCGCCGGGTCGTTTCGTCCCGGTTCCGAGGGTCTGGGGGCGTCGGCCACGATAGCCGGTCCGGTGCACGAAACCAACATTGCCGAAGCGTGGACCCGCGCGGCATCGGCCTGAACGGCCGCCATAACAATCAATGGCGCCGCCACTCCGCGAGCCATCCAACAAAACGAATTCATCTCACTCCCTATCCCTTTACAGATAAAACGATCAAATAGCGGTAAATAACCCCTTAATGAATTCCTAACGCTGGACTACCAAGAGGTCACGGCTCGGGCCGGATACCGTCGCCTACACCAAACATTCCTTTTCGTTGCATATCAACAAAAGAAATCTCAATAACGTGCCCTTCAAGGCTCCGACTACGAGACAACTTGCCTGATCTAATGTACAACATCAGCCGATTCCTGCCTAGGATCGACTAGCTCCTTTTTTGTGAGTTTCCGCATAAGAACGCACCCCTAACACTTTCCTTTGCGTCAGTTAACGTCTTTGTTTCCACTTCAATAGAATCTATATAAGCTCTCGCATCACGCCCAGAAGCGGTATACGTGCGACCCCTCCGGCGGGATGCGGTCGAATCCACGCGAAGCAGGCGAACTCAGATGCAAGAAGCATGCGTCCTCTCCCTGCACGAAAGTCGATTTGCCGGGCTTGCCGCAATTACATGGACCATCCGGAACCTCCTCCGCAGATTCAACGTAACCCAGCGGTAAGGTGGACGCGTGTGCGCGAGGTTCGCTCGCGTTTCATTCCCCGCAGGTGAACATTTCGTTTCCCGTCACGTCACTTCCCCCCAACGATACGACCGCCTACCGGCCCCACCCAAATCACCCATGAGTCTCGACCTTTCCCTCAGCCAAACCGCCTCCGTCCCCCGGGAGCCTGCTCCCATGGTCGACGGGTACGAGTTTGTCGACCTGAACCTGGTAAAGCCGGATCCGGACGCCATCGCCCTGGCGCCCGGCGACTTCGCCATGAAGAACAAGGTGCTGCCGCTCGGGTTCGACGGAGAGTCTCTGGTCGTGGCGATGGGCTCGCCGCAATCGCTCGGCTCCGTCGACGATCTCGGCATCCTTCTTCAGCGTCCCGTCACCCCGGTCCTCGCCGACGCCAATCTGATCGACAACAAGATCCAGGAATTCTTCCTCGAAAAGATCCTGAGCGGACTGGCTACCAGCGACGAGGCGGGAGCGGCGGAGGTCGACGAATCCACCGATCTCGCCGACCTCTTGCGAATGGCCGACGATTCGGCCGTCGTCAAGATGGTAAACGCCATCTTCGCGCAGGCGGCCCGAGACGGAGCGAGCGACATCCACATCGAACCGTACGAGCGGGAAGTTAAGATTCGTTACCGAATCGACGGCATGCTCCACGACATGATGCGCCCGCCTAAGCGGATGCACGCCGCGCTTATCTCCCGACTTAAGATCCTCGGCGAACTGAACATCGCGGAGCGCCGGCTCCCGCAAGACGGCCGCATCAAAATCACCGTCGGCGCCCGGCAAATCGACATCCGGCTTTCCATCGTCCCCGCCGTCTTCGGCGAGCGCGCCGTCATGCGGTTGCTGGATAAAGGAACCGCCCTCCTCGGCCTGGAAGAGCTCGGCATGGGAGCCGACGTTCTCACCAAATTCCGAAAGATCATCTCGCTGCCCCACGGCATCGTTTTGGCGACCGGCCCCACCGGTTCCGGTAAGTCGACGTCGCTGTACGCCTCGCTGCAAGAGATCTGGTCTCCCGCCACTAACATCCTCACCATCGAGGACCCGGTCGAGTATCAGGTACCCGGCATCAGCCAAATCCAAGTTCGCCCGAACATCGGTCTCACATTTGCTAGCGGCCTTCGCTCCTTCTTGCGGCAAGACCCGGACGTAATCATGGTCGGCGAAATCCGTGACCACGAGACGGCCGAGATCGCCATCCATGCGTCGCTCACCGGCCACCTCGTCTTCTCCACCCTCCACACGAACGACGCCGCCGGCGCGGTAACCCGTCTGCTCGACATGGGCGTCGAACCGTACCTCGTCGCTTCTTCCCTCGTCGGCGTCGTCGCCCAACGGCTCGTTCGCCGGGTTTGCTCGAACTGCTCCGAGCCTGCCGCCCACAAGCCGGACCTGCTCGCCGCCATCGGCCTGACCGGCCACGAGCCGAACGCCAACTTCCGCCGCGGACGGGGATGCGAAAAGTGCCAGGGCACCGGCTACAAGGGCCGGCAGGGGCTCTACGAGCTCCTCGTCGTAGACGAAACGATCAAGCGAATGACGATCGACCGGGCTTCCTCGAGCGCCATGAAGGCGCACGCGATCGAAACCCAGGAAATGCGAACCCTTCTCGGTGACGGCCGCTTAATGGTTCTCAACGGCAAAACCACTCCCGAAGAAGTCCTCCGCGTCTCGCAACGAGAAGACTTCTGACATTGCTTGATTGCTTGATTGCTCGATTGCTAGATTCAACTTATTAATCGAGCAATCAAGCAATCGAGCAATCAAGCAATCCAACAATCAAGCAATCGAAATGACCACTTTCTCCTATGTCGCCCTCGAACCCTCCGGTCAAAAGAAGACCGGGTTCGTTGACGCCTCCAGCCGAGAGGCGGCTATTCAGACCGTTTCCGCCACCGGCCGGTTCGTGCTCGACATCAAGGAGGAAGGGACCCGCACCAAGACGACTTCCGCCGCAAAGCACGAAGTCGCCAAGCGCAAGGGCAAAGTCTCCCGAGGCGATCTCGCCCTCTTCACCCGCCGCCTTGCCGACCTATCGGAAGCCGGCCTTCCTTTGGACCGGGTCCTCCAAGTCGTCTCCGAGCAGTCGGAGAGCATCACCCTCACCGAGGTCGCGGAAAACGCTTTAGACGAGGTCCGGGGCGGAAAGCCGGTGTCCGACGCCCTCGCCGCCTATCCCAAGCTCTTCCCTTCCGTCTTCACCCAAACCCTGAAAGCCGGTGAGGCCAGCGGCCAGTTTCCCGACGTCACCTCGCGCCTCGCCAACTTCCAAGAGAACGAGGTTGCCCGCCGAAGTCAGATCACCTCCGCGCTCGTGTATCCCGGCATCCTCGCCAGCACCGCCGTCTTCGTGGTGGTATTCCTGCTCACTTTCGTCGTTCCCCGCCTTTCGGGCGTCTTCAAGGGACTCGGAAACGACCTCCCGGCCAGCACCAAGCTTCTGCTCGCGATGACCGCGTTCATCACCCAGCAGTGGTATTTCATCATCGGCGGAATCGTGGCGGCGGTCGTGCTGTACAAGGCATGGGCCGGCACGGAAAGCGGCCGGTATCAACGCGACGCCCTGATCATGCGGATGCCTGCCGTCGGCCCCGTGATCCGCAAGGCGACCGTCTCGCGGTTTTCCCGCGTTCTGGCGACCCTCGTATTCGGTGGCGTACCGATCCTCCAGGCGCTCAACATCGCCGGATTAGCCTCCGGAAACCGGGTTTTCCAGCGAAGCGCCGAGGAAGTGGAAGCCGAAGTCCGCGAAGGCGTGTCAATTGCGCAAGCTATGCGAGACGCCGGGGCCTTTCCACCCGTCTTGACCCACATGGTCGCAATCGGCGAGGAGACCGGCGACCTTCCGAAGATGCTTAACCGCGTCTCGGACAGCCTCGACTTCGAGGTTGACAACGGCATGCGACGGCTGACCGCCATGGTCGAGCCGATCATCGTCCTGACCATGGGAGTCTTTGTAGGCTTCGTCGTCCTGTCGGTACTCCTGCCGATCTACGCGGCGGGAGACACGGTGAAATAAAGTCGCCGTGAGAATGCAGAATAGAAAGCTTTTGGAAGAGAGGAACATATGAAAAAGAAAATCAATGGAATGAAGCGGCGGGGCTTTACCCTTATCGAGCTCCTCGTCGTCATCCTGATCCTGGCCATTCTGGCCGCGTTGATCGTGCCTAAGGTTATCGGCCGAACAGACGACGCCAAAGTCGGGGCGGCCAAATCCGACCTGAAGAACCTATCGAGCGCTCTCGAAGCGTTCAAGCTCGACTGCGGGCGTTACCCGACCGCCGACGAGGGACTTACCGCCCTCCAGGTTGCCCCTGGCGACGTCCAAGGCTGGAAAGGCCCGTACCTGAAAGGAATGCCCGAGAGCCAGCCCGTCGACCCGTGGGGAACGGCGTATCAATACGAATACCCCGGCACGAGCGGCGACCCGAACTCGTACACTATCACCAGTCTAGGCGCCGATAAGGCCCAAGGCGGTGACGGCTACAACGCCGACCTCACAGAGAATGGCTAAATCTCGCCGTGGCTTTACTCTGATCGAGGTGTCGGTCGTGATCACGATTATCGTGGTCCTGGCCGCCCTCGTCACGCCAAACCTCTCGAACATGCTCGCGAGCCGGCAGGTGCGGACTTTTGTCAATGCCCTGCCGGATATCGCCGGCCAGACGAGAGACGCCGCCCGCAATCAGGGAGTCACGACAAAGCTCACGTACGACGATTCGGCCCACCAACTGATCGCCTCCATCGAACGCGTCAATCAAGATGACGAGACGATCACTTCGCTGGCGGTGCCGAATCCAGTTCAAATTCAGGCGTTTCAAGCCGACGGACAGCAAAAGAGCGCCGGCGACTGGACCCTTCACTTCTATTCCGACGGCCATAGCGACGGCGGCGGAGTGGAAACCAACGACGCCGGCATGCTTCGTTCGCTGGTCGTCGACCGCAACGGAGTTGCCACGCTAGTCCGGGGGCCGCTTCCCGACGCAACCGAGGAGCGCTGGCCCGCAGGAGATTATGAGCACCGGACGACGACCAACTAAAGGCTTCACCCTCATCGAAGCGCTGGTCGCCGTCGCGCTCCTCACCGGGGGAATCGTCGCCGTCCTCGGCGCCCTCGCTTCCATGACTCGGACCGAATCGCGATTCCGCGACCAGGACCAGATGCAGCGTCTCGCGATGCAGAAGCTCGATGAGCTCGTCTCCACCAGCGACAACATCACCGCTCCCCAAAATGGCGACTTCAAAGATCGCGACGACGACCGGTTCGTATGGAGCAGCGAGGAAGCCCCCAGCGGGGTTGAGAATCTCGACGCCATCACCGTGACCGTTCGCTACGCCGGCAATCCCGCCAAAAATGCGCCCGAGTCCGTGGTCTCGACTCTGCTGTACGTGCCGCCCACGAACACTACGGGGGCGACGCAATGAGGCGCGGCCTAACCCTCGTCGAGCTGCTCATCACCGTCTTCATCGTCAGCATCCTGATGGTGGGGGTGAGCCGAGCCTACGTCAGCACGATCGACTACGACTCCAAGATGCGGGTTGGCCGGGAAGAGTCGCAAAAGGCGATCGCATTTGAAGAGCGCGTCACCGACCTCATCCGCCACGCCAACCTTTCGTCGGATGCCAACCAAACCGCCTCCTTTTTCATCGGGAGCGTAGGCAACGGTCAGGACATGCAGACAGTAGCCGGGAGCGGCAATGCGGACACGCTAATTTTCACCGCCGCCGGGCTCCGGGTCGATGCCGGTCTGCTCGACTCGACGGACGACTTCGAAACTCAAAACCAAAAGGTCGGCCCCCAAGGCGGAATTGGGGAGATTTCACTCTCGACGATCGCAATCGGCGACGCCTCCGGTAAGAGCGGGGTTTTTCTTCGTCAGCAACGTCCCGCCGACGGCGATCCGACCCAAGGCGGTTACGAGTCGCTGGTCCAACCGAACGTCGACACCCTCAAGTTCGAATTCTTCGACGGAACCGACTGGCTCACCACCTGGGATACCCGGACGATGACCACCAAGCGCCTCCCTGCCGCAGTCCGGGTGACCTACCGGCTCAGCGACGAAAATAAAGACCGGATCCTTGTCGTGCAAGTGCCGGCCAGCG
This window encodes:
- a CDS encoding PulJ/GspJ family protein; translation: MRRGLTLVELLITVFIVSILMVGVSRAYVSTIDYDSKMRVGREESQKAIAFEERVTDLIRHANLSSDANQTASFFIGSVGNGQDMQTVAGSGNADTLIFTAAGLRVDAGLLDSTDDFETQNQKVGPQGGIGEISLSTIAIGDASGKSGVFLRQQRPADGDPTQGGYESLVQPNVDTLKFEFFDGTDWLTTWDTRTMTTKRLPAAVRVTYRLSDENKDRILVVQVPASDVTTLNPVQQETAG